The sequence GTTATTTCTCATTCTCTGGTAAAATTGCAAGGAACACACCACTATAGCAATAAAGAAGACCATAATTAAGACATATTGATATATTTGACCCCGTGAGATATCTTGCTATCCTCATAAACCCAATTTTTAGGATGTTCAGGGATTTCTGGTTATGTTTTCCATGCACACTTTACAGCATCTATGAGTAGTAAAATATGTTTAGTGATCAAAAATAGTGATGTGTAACATCACTTGCTAGTgccaataaaaaggaaaaaaaaaattcaccaaaaCCTGATGAAACCATTATTTCATACCCAtgcataacaaaaagaaaaaatatattcacattcacAAATTCCACCTTTAAGCCCACATGGGGAATTTGCTGTGCGTTTAAGTTCTTTTTTGCTACAGTATCAGTTATTGACAGAACATTCCACAGTAGAGCAACACAATTTAAAATCGGTCCATCTGATGCCTGATTCCGAAAGTAGCATCATTCCACATTTTAACACTGGATGTGCAGAAGACGTAAGGGTAGACATGAGAATAGTTCCAGGGATGGTGATTTGCCTTTGAGTCCGTCCGTTGGACTGGGAAAGTGGCTTTTCCAATCCAAGTATATGGTGATACAATTAGTGTCCGGCGACAGTTTTCCTCACAGTTGGTTAATTCAGCAGGCTGGAGTGAGTTTTTCGATCCTTTTTTTCCCCAACAATTATGAATACAAAATGGAACTAATAAAGGtctttatgttaaataaatttactttgaTAGAGAAGAATGAAATTTGCTCCTTCACATATATTGTGGTATAGtggcaaaaaagaaataaatctggTTTCTAAATCAAAACTTAATTCTGCTCAACTGTCTGTCATGGTGACTGATGTATATTCCACAagcattttgatacattttgacGTGACCATCACTGAAATGTGTTGTTTCTATGCACTACAGATGGTAAACATCTAAAATCAAATGAGTCTGAGATACTTGATTCTGTTCGATTAAAACGTAGTTGCCATATCTATCCATTTTTGCTTTTAACAGTCACCAAACAGTTTAATTGACCATTATTCTACATAACTAATTTCCTtagaataaatcttttttttatgcaaaagatTTGGAGGAGAAATCTGACTAAGCGTATGTGTGAAATCCACTCAAATATGTAATTTTCCTGCCCTCTTGAGATAGCACTATGGGTGTTTTTTAATTCATCATAACATAGGTACATTAAAATCTTAATTGCAAATTATAAGTAATTGTTACTGTTTCTGGTCTTATTTACTAGACATGCGATTGTAATGGCAAGCAACTCTGTATCTACCAAACAGGGTAACTGTTCTTCTAACTTTCTTCTAGAGAATAATTGTGAAACTCATATAGGTGGAGTACAATCACAAGCCACTCTAAATTCTTGACAACTGGCCATCCTGTCTCCAAGCCTCAATGATAAAGGAGTGTTTTAGCCGTCAGCTGTGATGGAAGTGAAGTGAGGTGTAGCGGTGTAGTGGATCTCTGTTTGGTCATGTTAAAGTCCTGCCAAGTTGAGCACATGGCGTGGCCCTGCCTGGGTCACTGGTGCACCTCGTTCTCAATAAGGCTGTCCTCTCCTGATTGGAAATCACCATCATTCACCCCCTCCTCACCCTGTGACAACCCCTGCCCCTCGTCCTCACCGCTTCCTGTCTCGTCTGTGTTTGGGTCCTGTAGCACTTGGGCGACGTACGTCTGCTGATATACAATAAAAAGAGTGTAGAAATAAAATGTGACAATATAGAATTATAGTGATGCCAGATGAATAGCTACTAAATAACTAGTGTTAATGCTTAAAACTAGGGGTGTAAAAATATGATAACTTACAACAGACTTGACAGGTGGAGATGAATCTGGTTGTCGTCCATTGTCTACACCGTCCATATCGACCTGTAGAGAATTCAGGAAAATCACACTGCAGATTAGAGAAAATTCTGGGCttggttttatttataaaaaaaaaatgaataaacagacAGAGCTATTTCTGACCTTGTAATTGTGCGCACTGAGGTATTTGAAGTGACCGAAGACGACATGGGAGAGGcaaatgatgatggtgatgatcaGAACCACAAAGGTAAACATCGATGTTGGAGCAACAAAACCTTTCAAATTTAACAAGGAAATCAAGAGAGAAGAGGGGAAAACGTCATATTAGAAGAAGTTCCATCTAGAGCACTGATTCTCAACCTTGTTTTCCACTGGGCCACAATAAGTGCAAGTGAGAAACCCTGCTGCCTGCTGTTTGGAGCTATCGTTGCATCCAGAGTTAGTATATGATGCCTAAAAATTCTGTGTAGGTAGGCAGCTTGTGAGTGTGTAGAACAGACACACTATCTGGCATTGTCTTACCTGTACGGACAGTAGAGAAGAAGAGCAGCCAGAAGAGGCAGAGGATGGGTGCTGCCACCACCTGGTTGACAGCTCCAGAGTGGATTTTCTTATCCAGCTTGGAGGGCAGGTAGGCATAATACATGTTATACCTGTCCACCAGGTGCTTCAGTAGCATGTACATCAGTCCTGCAGACAAAAGTCAAATCATACTGTCTTAAACGCGCCACCATGATGCCAGAATTCTTTATAGTTCTTGAGCGAGAATGTCACTCACCAAATGGCACAATAATTGGACAGGTGATGCTGTAGGTCATGaccacagt is a genomic window of Carassius auratus strain Wakin unplaced genomic scaffold, ASM336829v1 scaf_tig00025916, whole genome shotgun sequence containing:
- the LOC113078505 gene encoding CSC1-like protein 2 isoform X1 yields the protein MDKFNVTKPVEYLNNPIVTQFFPTLLLWCFSALLPTIVYYSAFFEAHWTRSEENRTTMHKCYTFLIFMVLLLPSLGLSSLDVFFRWLFDKKFLDEAKVRFECVFLPDNGAFFVNYVIASAFIGNAMDLLRIPYFLMYMIRLCLARSAAERRNVKKHQAYEFQFGAAYAWMMNVFTVVMTYSITCPIIVPFGLMYMLLKHLVDRYNMYYAYLPSKLDKKIHSGAVNQVVAAPILCLFWLLFFSTVRTGFVAPTSMFTFVVLIITIIICLSHVVFGHFKYLSAHNYKVDMDGVDNGRQPDSSPPVKSVQTYVAQVLQDPNTDETGSGEDEGQGLSQGEEGVNDGDFQSGEDSLIENEVHQ
- the LOC113078505 gene encoding CSC1-like protein 2 isoform X2 — encoded protein: MDKFNVTKPVEYLNNPIVTQFFPTLLLWCFSALLPTIVYYSAFFEAHWTRSEENRTTMHKCYTFLIFMVLLLPSLGLSSLDVFFRWLFDKKFLDEAKVRFECVFLPDNGAFFVNYVIASAFIGNAMDLLRIPYFLMYMIRLCLARSAAERRNVKKHQAYEFQFGAAYAWMMNVFTVVMTYSITCPIIVPFGLMYMLLKHLVDRYNMYYAYLPSKLDKKIHSGAVNQVVAAPILCLFWLLFFSTVRTGFVAPTSMFTFVVLIITIIICLSHVVFGHFKYLSAHNYKVDMDGVDNGRQPDSSPPVKSVTYVAQVLQDPNTDETGSGEDEGQGLSQGEEGVNDGDFQSGEDSLIENEVHQ